The sequence GATGATCACGGCGTCAACAGGCGCCTCTTTCATTCCCGGGGCAAGGCGGGCGGAACTGCCCTGGCAGAAGAGAACCATCTCGCCGATTCCCGCGCCGACACTGTCCACCGCCACGACGGTGTTCGTGCCGCCCTTGAATTTCGTGGGATCCTTGTCATCCACCAACTGCGGGCGCAGGAGCAGGAGCTTTCGCCCGCTCATTGCGGGATCCTTCTTCGTGGCGACCACGGCACCTTCGACTTTGGCGAGGAACATAGGATTACGAGTTGCGGTCAGGAGTGTGGCGCTGGATTTCTCACTGCAAGCGTGCGGGCGAACTTCCAGCGCCTGGCCTGGGCTACTTCCGCTTCGGCAGCACGGCTTCGACTTCCGCGTGCGGACGGGCGATGACATGGACGCTGACGACCTCGCCCTTGATGGCCTTGATCGCCTGCGCGCCAGCATCGACAGCAGCCTTCACTGCGGCGACGTCGCCAACGACGACAGCGGTGACGAGCGCGTTGCCGACCTGCGTCATGGGGCCCGCGAGTTCAACGTTTGCTGCCTTGAGCATAGCGTCGGTGCCTTCGACGAGCGCGACGAGTCCGCGCGTTTCGATCATTCCAATTGCTTGATGTGCCATAATTCAGTTGATGGATGTTAATTGTTCTCCAGAAATCGTTTCACTTCACGCGCCACAACGAGCTCCTCGTTCGTGGGAATCACGATGATTTTGACACGCGAAGTGGGCGCGCTGATGACAGCTTCCTCCGCCCGGGCGGCGTTGTTCTTTTCGATGTCGAGCTCGATGCCGAGCTGATCCAGCCTGGCGCAAATGGCGGCGCGGATCTCAGGGCGGTTCTCGCCGATGCCCGCGGTGAACACAAGCGCGTCGGCGCCGTTCAATTCAAAAAAGTAGCTTCCTATCCAATGGCGCGCGCTTCCAACGAAGACATCGATTGCCATTTGCGCCGCCGCATTCCCGCGTGCAGCTGCTTCCTGGACTTCCCGGATGTCATTCGACACTCCACTGAGTCCCTTCAATCCGGATTCCTTCGACAACTGTCGCTGTGCTTCGTCGATGGAAAGTCCAAGCGCTTTCACGGCGTAGGGAATAGCCTCGGCATCCAGATCGCCCACGCGATTGTTCTGCGGCAATCCTGATTGCGGGCTCATGCCCATGCTCGTTCCAATCGCGGCGCCATTCAGAATTCCCGTCACGCTGGAACTGCCGCCCAAGTGGCAGGAAATCACGCGAAAAGGCTCGGATTCCAACTGCGTGCCGCCGTCGTTGACGTAAAGCCGCCGTACGCGTTCGGCCACGTCGTTGCGCCCGAGCATTTCTGCGGAGCGTTCGGCAATGAACTTGTGGCTGGCGCCATGGAAACCGAAACGGCGAATTCCAGCATCATGCCACGCGGC is a genomic window of Verrucomicrobiia bacterium containing:
- a CDS encoding EutN/CcmL family microcompartment protein; translated protein: MFLAKVEGAVVATKKDPAMSGRKLLLLRPQLVDDKDPTKFKGGTNTVVAVDSVGAGIGEMVLFCQGSSARLAPGMKEAPVDAVIIGIVDTVDVFGKQIFSAKS
- a CDS encoding BMC domain-containing protein; this translates as MAHQAIGMIETRGLVALVEGTDAMLKAANVELAGPMTQVGNALVTAVVVGDVAAVKAAVDAGAQAIKAIKGEVVSVHVIARPHAEVEAVLPKRK
- a CDS encoding acetate kinase, translating into MKILVANIGSTSLKWRLFDFSSSPERLVHKGGIERVTDYPAAIEDCLRELKKTGFIENEDDLAAVGFKTVLAKDVTGCVRLDDRVLKAMADYNGLAPAHNPPYINGIRLFAQRMPQTPLVGLFETAFYQFAPAAMMRYAVPAAWHDAGIRRFGFHGASHKFIAERSAEMLGRNDVAERVRRLYVNDGGTQLESEPFRVISCHLGGSSSVTGILNGAAIGTSMGMSPQSGLPQNNRVGDLDAEAIPYAVKALGLSIDEAQRQLSKESGLKGLSGVSNDIREVQEAAARGNAAAQMAIDVFVGSARHWIGSYFFELNGADALVFTAGIGENRPEIRAAICARLDQLGIELDIEKNNAARAEEAVISAPTSRVKIIVIPTNEELVVAREVKRFLENN